A single region of the Salvia splendens isolate huo1 chromosome 18, SspV2, whole genome shotgun sequence genome encodes:
- the LOC121777240 gene encoding putative disease resistance protein RGA3: protein MEEAAAAAMLQVLFETLKNEVSLVRGFRNEAKQLTQNLDMIQKFLSDAEMGSIPGEAVKKWLTDLGDVGFDADNVLDEIKYHQLSKQSKAMMANKPMKQKVLSYFSCCLHISRARSMAHRIQQINGNLGVINQRAADLGLVGRLAAAVPTLPDVACETESFSLDPIFIGRDEMKSEIVEQLTACIKTDVRISILAVVGMGGSGKTTLTREVFNSLKDENRFGSHIWVHVSRNFDPLILFNKILKRLTSPSQVEIGDKEGVLKELEDVLKNKTYLLILDDIWNESVLTWEQFFHPLLRVSSIKGNAIVITTRSMDVASIMDPLRTHELKMLSDEDCWSIIKEKTFGKENVPSELEATGTKIAEKCKGLPLAASVVGGVLLCDKSEERWHSIKENWLSRYEGNDIEQILKFSFDNLSLPSLKKCFAYCSIFPKGYKFKPQTLIEYWMGEGFLKADESSDMESMGEKFIHVLLRNSLLQIAERDVYGNLESYVMHDLLHDLAASVLRGSFKEDEITQVRYMFLEEYSTAVLKTNEKYLRTLLSVYHQNDNMFSNFECLHVLAFRGWSVLSSDINKVDLSSEIKKLIHLRVLDIDVLPIEYLPEWIGELFHLQTLRACNRKLKKLPSTLKKLRNLRHLYIKNDVELFAEIGLLTSLRTLKFFRVGDKNGYKIEELGSLNCLKGKLEIDNLERVRNKEEAEKAKLSNKPKLLVLYLGWQTGREGETTNDENVLEGLQPPSRLEKLVIKGFGGKRFPSWARNMEVDNGLSFNKLVFITLSDCSESEEIPMFGRLPNLKCLGLYRLRNVKSINSSFYGSVNDETRTVFPALEKLVLDTLRKLRVLKGIESVDASAVSVFPRLQHLMIDNCGVLTSFPTHFWSSLKHLSFRRIDSYKPLADIFQTKLMLLTELCIAGIDDVESLPDWLFYSNPNLSKLTIWKCSNLREIPDGVGTLSSLKEFRISECPNLKRIGDLGVQQSQESLRSLTRLEIITCKALLYLPCEMIGSSLERLELEDLSSLENLPEIIARLLKSPCLSYLTITGVPQFMTTCFVEIPPPLSSLKWLNIDASVGGLMETVNGMLQGCSSLTQLYLKGMESWENLPESIQYVTTLYYLSLENFGMEELPEWLGNLSSLGWLNIQNCKKLRHLPSMDAMRRLTKLNTLVMEGCPEICLVEEASDAADSQWPNISHIPNIYIDGRRIVRNG from the exons ATGGAAGaagctgccgccgccgccatgCTTCAAGTTCTATTTGAAACCCTCAAGAATGAGGTCTCACTTGTTCGAGGTTTCAGAAATGAAGCAAAACAGTTAACTCAGAATCTGGACATGATCCAGAAATTCTTGAGTGATGCAGAGATGGGCTCCATCCCCGGTGAGGCTGTCAAGAAGTGGCTCACGGATCTCGGAGACGTGGGTTTCGATGCTGACAACGTTCTGGATGAAATCAAATACCATCAACTCTCCAAACAAAGCAAGGCTATGATGGCCAACAAACCCATGAAACAAAAGGTATTATCATACTTCTCATGCTGCCTTCATATTTCACGTGCTCGAAGTATGGCTCATAGAATCCAACAAATCAATGGGAATTTGGGGGTCATTAACCAAAGGGCTGCCGACCTTGGCCTCGTCGGGAGACTTGCTGCTGCTGTGCCCACTTTGCCTGACGTTGCTTGTGAAACTGAGTCATTCTCTCTTGATCCAATTTTTATTGGAAGAGATGAGATGAAGTCGGAAATAGTTGAACAGCTTACTGCTTGTATCAAAACTGATGTACGTATTTCTATCCTTGCCGTTGTGGGAATGGGAGGATCGGGGAAGACAACTTTGACTAGGGAAGTCTTCAATTCTCTAAAAGATGAGAATCGGTTTGGATCACATATTTGGGTGCATGTTTCTCGAAATTTTGATCCACTCATTCTTTTCAACAAAATCCTCAAAAGATTAACTTCTCCAAGTCAAGTCGAAATTGGGGATAAGGAAGGTGTTTTAAAAGAACTTGAagatgttttaaaaaataaaacatatctTCTTATTCTTGATGATATTTGGAATGAAAGTGTTCTCACATGGGAACAATTTTTTCATCCCTTGTTGCGCGTTAGTTCTATAAAAGGTAATGCGATTGTTATTACCACCAGAAGTATGGACGTCGCTTCAATTATGGATCCACTTCGTACACATGAGCTGAAAATGTTATCAGATGAAGATTGTTGGTCAATTATCAAAGAAAAAACTTTTGGAAAAGAGAATGTTCCTTCAGAACTTGAGGCCACTGGAACTAAGATTGCAGAAAAATGTAAAGGTTTGCCATTAGCTGCTAGCGTAGTAGGTGGAGTACTACTGTGTGATAAATCTGAAGAAAGATGGCATTCAATCAAAGAGAATTGGCTTTCACGCTATGAAGGAAATGATATCGAACAGATATTGAAGTTCAGTTTTGATAATTTGTCTCTACCGTCACTCAAAAAGTGTTTTGCATATTGTTCGATTTTTCCTAAAGGTTACAAATTTAAACCACAGACTCTGATTGAGTATTGGATGGGCGAAGGATTTCTTAAAGCTGATGAAAGCAGTGACATGGAATCTATGGGAGAAAAATTTATCCATGTTCTTCTACGCAACTCTTTACTGCAAATTGCAGAAAGAGATGTTTATGGAAATCTGGAAAGTTATGTGATGCATGATCTTCTGCATGATCTTGCAGCTTCTGTTTTAAGAGGTTCTTTTAAGGAAGATGAAATTACCCAAGTTCGATACATGTTTCTCGAAGAATATTCAACGGCTGTtctaaaaacaaatgaaaaatatttgCGCACATTGCTGTCCGTGTATCACCAGAATGATAACATGTTCTCAAACTTTGAATGTCTTCATGTTTTAGCTTTTCGAGGGTGGAGTGTTTTGTCAAGTGATATCAATAAAGTTGATTTGTCAAGTGAAATCAAGAAGTTGATACATTTGAGAGTTCTTGATATTGACGTTTTACCTATTGAATATCTTCCGGAATGGATCGGTGAACTCTTTCACTTGCAGACACTGAGAGCTTGTAATAGAAAGTTAAAGAAACTTCCAAGTACTTTGAAGAAGTTGAGAAACTTAAGGCATCTTTATATTAAGAATGATGTAGAGTTGTTTGCTGAGATTGGTCTGTTAACTTCTCTCAGGACCCTAAAGTTTTTTAGGGTGGGCGACAAGAATGGCTACAAAATTGAAGAGCTCGGAAGTTTGAATTGTCTCAAAGGAAAACTGGAAATTGATAACCTTGAAAGGGTTCGTAACAAGGAAGAAGCTGAGAAAGCAAAACTATCTAACAAGCCAAAATTATTGGTGTTGTATTTGGGATGGCAGACTGGTAGAGAAGGTGAAACTACAAATGATGAGAATGTGTTGGAAGGCCTCCAACCTCCCTCACGTCTGGAGAAGTTGGTGATTAAAGGATTTGGAGGCAAAAGATTTCCATCATGGGCTCGAAATATGGAAGTTGATAATGGGCTTTCATTTAACAAGTTGGTTTTCATAACACTCTCCGACTGCTCAGAAAGTGAAGAAATCCCAATGTTTGGGCGGTTGCCAAATCTCAAGTGTCTTGGGTTGTACAGATTGAGGAATGTGAAGTCCATAAATTCTTCATTCTATGGATCAGTGAATGATGAGACACGTACTGTTTTCCCAGCTCTAGAAAAGCTGGTGTTGGATACCTTGCGTAAGCTCAGAGTGTTGAAGGGAATTGAATCAGTGGATGCAAGTGCTGTCAGCGTATTTCCTCGCCTTCAACACTTGATGATCGATAATTGCGGTGTGTTGACGAGTTTTCCTACCCATTTCTGGTCGTCCCTCAAACATTTGAGTTTTCGTCGTATTGACAGCTATAAGCCTTTGGCAGACATATTTCAAACGAAATTAATGTTGCTAACAGAGCTTTGTATTGCTGGAATAGATGATGTAGAAAGTCTCCCAGATTGGCTATTCTATAGTAATCCCAATCTCTCAAAGTTGACGATTTGGAAGTGTTCCAATTTGAGAGAAATACCAGATGGTGTAGGCACCCTCAGTTCTTTGAAAGAGTTTCGCATAAGTGAATGCCCAAATCTGAAACGGATAGGAGATCTTGGGGTACAACAATCACAAGAAAGTCTGAGATCCCTTACAAGATTGGAGATCATTACATGCAAGGCTTTGCTGTATTTGCCATGTGAAATGATAGGTTCCTCACTCGAGCGTTTGGAGTTGGAGGATTTAAGTAGCCTAGAGAATCTACCCGAAATAATTGCCCGTCTCCTAAAATCCCCCTGTTTATCATATTTGACAATCACTGGTGTTCCTCAATTCATGACCACTTGTTTTGTTGAGATTCCGCCTCCTTTGAGTAGCTTGAAATGGTTAAACATAGATGCTAGTGTGGGGGGATTAATGGAGACTGTTAATGGCATGTTGCAAGGATGCAGTTCACTTACACAATTATACTTGAAGGGGATGGAAAGTTGGGAAAATCTACCGGAATCGATTCAATATGTCACTACTCTTTATTATTTAAGTTTGGAGAATTTTGGAATGGAAGAGTTACCTGAATGGTTGGGGAACCTCTCATCTCTAGGATGGTTGAATATACAAAATTGTAAGAAGTTAAGGCATCTACCCTCTATGGACGCAATGCGGCGCCTCACTAAATTAAACACCTTAGTTATGGAGGGATGCCCAGAAATATGTCTTGTTGAAGAAGCAAGTGATGCAGCTGATTCTCAATGGCCCAACATTTCCCATATCCCCAACATCTATATTGATGGACGCCGCATCG TTCGTAATGGATAA